A DNA window from Primulina tabacum isolate GXHZ01 chromosome 12, ASM2559414v2, whole genome shotgun sequence contains the following coding sequences:
- the LOC142521388 gene encoding uncharacterized protein LOC142521388 isoform X1: MYRASKDEPTWIQFLQANMSMACLVCHGVDSPSHSFRSYSVSSSDNEGRCSAIANCLIKRTSLPHHRANPSITSSKVMPQPTVPNTGMASGSPRLVRSHAVRRDLVRDWNFDEVLLGR; the protein is encoded by the exons AT GTACAGGGCATCAAAGGACGAGCCTACTTGGATACAGTTCTTGCAGGCGAATATGAGTATGGCGTGTCTTGTTTGCCATGGTGTAGATAGTCCATCACACTCCTTCAGGAGCTACTCTGTTTCGAGTTCTGACAATGAGGGACGTTGTTCCGCAATCGCAAATTGCTTGATCAAGAGAACTTCATTACCACATCATAGAGCTAATCCGAGCATCACATCCTCTAAAGTGATGCCTCAACCTACGGTCCCAAATACTGGGATGGCTTCGGGTTCCCCTCGACTGGTAAGAAGTCATGCTGTTAGAAGGGACCTTGTACGCGACTGGAACTTTGATGAAGTCTTGTTGGGACGTTAA
- the LOC142521388 gene encoding uncharacterized protein LOC142521388 isoform X2, whose product MSMACLVCHGVDSPSHSFRSYSVSSSDNEGRCSAIANCLIKRTSLPHHRANPSITSSKVMPQPTVPNTGMASGSPRLVRSHAVRRDLVRDWNFDEVLLGR is encoded by the coding sequence ATGAGTATGGCGTGTCTTGTTTGCCATGGTGTAGATAGTCCATCACACTCCTTCAGGAGCTACTCTGTTTCGAGTTCTGACAATGAGGGACGTTGTTCCGCAATCGCAAATTGCTTGATCAAGAGAACTTCATTACCACATCATAGAGCTAATCCGAGCATCACATCCTCTAAAGTGATGCCTCAACCTACGGTCCCAAATACTGGGATGGCTTCGGGTTCCCCTCGACTGGTAAGAAGTCATGCTGTTAGAAGGGACCTTGTACGCGACTGGAACTTTGATGAAGTCTTGTTGGGACGTTAA
- the LOC142521201 gene encoding eukaryotic translation initiation factor 3 subunit I-like, protein MRPILMKGHERPLTFIKYNREGDLLFSCAKDHNPTVWFADNGERLGTYHGHNGAVWSCDISRNSTRLITGSADQTAKLWDVQTGAPFFTFNFDSPARSVDFAVGDKLAVITTDPFMGLPSAMHVKTIARDPDEQIGESVLILKGHQGRINRAVWGPLNKTIISAGEDSVIRIWDSETGKILEVSDKEEGHQKPITSLSKSADGSHFLTGSLDKSAKLWDMRTLTLVKTYVTGRPVNAVTMSPLLDHVVLGGGQVASSVTTTDHRAGKFEAKFYDKILQEEIGGVKGHFGPINALAFNPDGKSFSSGGEDGYVRLHHFDQEYFHIKI, encoded by the exons ATGAGGCCCATTTTGATGAAAGGGCATGAGCGACCATTGACGTTTATAAAGTACAACAGAGAGGGGGATTTGCTCTTCTCATGTGCGAAAGACCACAACCCCACTGTGTGGTTCGCTGATAATGGAGAGCGCCTCGGCACTTATCATGGCCATAACGGGGCCGTTTGGTCCTGTGACATTTCCA GGAATTCCACCAGGTTGATAACTGGAAGTGCAGATCAGACTGCAAAACTATGGGATGTCCAAACAGGAGCTCCTTTTTTCACGTTCAACTTTGATTCACCTGCTAGGTCCGTTGATTTTGCAGTTGGTGATAAACTTGCAGTTATAACAACAGACCCTTTCATGGGATTGCCATCTGCTATGCATGTTAAAACAATTGCCAGAGATCCAGATGAAC AAATTGGTGAATCTGTTCTCATTCTCAAGGGGCACCAGGGAAGAATTAATAGAGCTGTTTGGGGACCTCTGAATAAGACAATCATTAGTGCTGGTGAAGATTCAGTAATTCGAATATGGGATTCTGAG ACAGGAAAGATACTTGAGGTGTCTGACAAGGAGGAGGGCCATCAAAAGCCTATTACATCTCTTTCAAAATCAGCAGATGGTTCACATTTCCTGACCGGTTCCCTGGACAAATCTGCCAAA CTTTGGGATATGAGAACTCTGACTCTCGTCAAGACCTATGTGACGGGGAGACCCGTAAATGCAGTTACCATGTCTCCACTCCTCGATCAT GTTGTTCTAGGAGGTGGTCAAGTTGCATCTTCTGTCACCACCACTGATCATCGTGCTGGAAAATTTGAGGCCAAATTCTACGACAAG ATCCTTCAAGAGGAAATAGGAGGTGTAAAAGGCCACTTTGGACCGATAAATGCATTGGCTTTTAATCCAGATGGAAAAAG TTTCTCAAGTGGAGGTGAAGATGGATATGTGAGACTGCACCATTTTGATCAGGAATACTTCCACATCAAGATTTAG